A genomic window from Maridesulfovibrio sp. includes:
- a CDS encoding N4-gp56 family major capsid protein has translation MATTIYGDISPRTAGYSVPGFLKRADNYNIFGRFAQSLKMPKNKGQIVKWRRYNALPPATVPLVEGVTPAGKKLTKTDVTATLKQYGDYIELTDVIQDTHEDPVLQESMSILGEQAGQTLDMVLGGTVGAGTNVIYSGGTSRGTVVKPITKSVQRLATRALKRQKARKVTKVMSSSVRYGTKAVAASFIGITHSDCESDIREMPGFVPVEEYGQLTPYENEIGKVEDVRYVVSTSIEPLVDAGGAKAASGTEMLSESGTNADVYPIYIFGADAYGDVALKGKESVVPKVVNPETPSKSDKLGQRGSVGWITYYASAILNDAWLVRLEVAVTEIPPEA, from the coding sequence ATGGCAACTACCATATATGGCGATATCAGCCCCAGAACAGCCGGTTACTCAGTTCCCGGTTTTCTCAAAAGGGCAGACAATTATAATATTTTCGGGAGATTTGCCCAGTCTCTCAAGATGCCCAAGAACAAAGGGCAGATTGTTAAGTGGCGCAGGTACAACGCTCTTCCGCCGGCAACTGTTCCGTTGGTTGAAGGTGTAACACCTGCCGGTAAGAAGCTTACCAAGACTGACGTCACCGCTACCCTGAAGCAGTATGGTGATTACATCGAATTGACTGATGTGATTCAGGATACTCACGAAGATCCCGTTCTTCAGGAGTCCATGAGTATTCTGGGTGAACAGGCCGGGCAGACTCTCGATATGGTTCTGGGAGGCACTGTCGGTGCCGGGACTAACGTCATTTATTCCGGTGGTACATCCCGTGGAACGGTTGTTAAGCCCATCACCAAAAGTGTGCAGAGACTGGCTACCCGTGCTCTTAAGCGGCAGAAGGCCCGCAAAGTTACCAAGGTCATGTCTTCCAGTGTCAGGTACGGCACAAAAGCTGTTGCCGCTTCATTCATAGGCATCACTCATTCCGATTGTGAATCTGATATTCGTGAAATGCCCGGTTTTGTTCCGGTGGAAGAATACGGACAGCTTACTCCTTATGAGAATGAGATCGGTAAGGTTGAAGACGTCCGTTACGTGGTTTCAACTTCCATTGAGCCTCTTGTCGATGCCGGTGGTGCAAAAGCTGCTTCCGGAACTGAGATGCTTTCCGAGTCCGGAACCAACGCTGATGTTTACCCCATCTACATTTTCGGAGCCGATGCTTACGGTGATGTGGCTCTCAAGGGTAAGGAATCCGTTGTTCCCAAGGTTGTGAATCCCGAGACCCCCAGTAAAAGCGACAAGCTCGGTCAGCGGGGCAGTGTCGGTTGGATCACTTACTATGCCAGTGCCATTCTTAATGACGCATGGCTTGTCCGCCTTGAAGTTGCGGTTACTGAAATTCCTCCGGAAGCATAA
- a CDS encoding capsid staple protein: MKLVDMRRKPEKKKGKDSPAVVEPEHEDFPWGLRLSLDDEVVSKLGLKPSELKVGSTVKLEAKAFVCGARAQPDGKDKHIELQLVKLGIDTAGSFEDGFNEGAEDDD, encoded by the coding sequence ATGAAGCTCGTGGACATGCGGCGTAAGCCGGAAAAGAAGAAGGGCAAGGATTCGCCAGCTGTCGTTGAGCCGGAACATGAAGACTTTCCGTGGGGCTTGCGGCTCAGTCTTGATGACGAGGTGGTTTCCAAGCTGGGCCTGAAGCCCAGCGAGCTGAAGGTCGGTTCTACAGTGAAGCTTGAAGCCAAGGCTTTTGTTTGTGGAGCCAGAGCGCAACCGGACGGCAAGGACAAGCACATTGAGTTGCAACTGGTCAAGCTGGGTATCGATACCGCCGGAAGCTTTGAGGACGGATTTAATGAAGGAGCTGAAGATGATGACTAG